Genomic segment of Ficedula albicollis isolate OC2 chromosome 3, FicAlb1.5, whole genome shotgun sequence:
GTCTTtatggtttttgtttctttaagaaTTTTTCTCAGTCTTAATATTTCCTGTTCATGTTCTGAACTCACCTGTAAGTCTGTAGCAGCCCTGGAGTAAGGATAAACAAAACTGGGGGCctgtatttttcctgtgctttagGCTTAATGGATTCAGATGTATAATCGGagtgatttaaacaaatatatacaaaattCTACACTCTGGCAAAGCCATTTAGAGATTTTAACTTTCTGAATGTGGTGATAATAGGGGAATGTTAATTTATGATCttgttattaaaaacaaaaataaattactgaattACTTGTAGGTATATTCTTCACATTGGAGTATTGATTGCTATTAATAAGTAGCCATGCTGCAACCTAGAATTTAGGAAGACAGATTATcctgtgtgtttggttttgtgtcaTTATATGTATTGACAAAGGTTAGATTTGTTGCATAATCACATAGCTATTAAATTTCACAACTGTggtgtttcattttatttttagcaagtGCTTGGCTGTAATATTTCATTGCAGTCATGGCCCCTAAGAAGAAGAAtgtgaaaaagaacaaagcagaTATCAATGAAACAACTATCATTGTGGAAGATGGCCCCCTCAGTAAAATAAATGGTTTGAATGGACTCTTGGAAGGAGGAAATGGTTTCAGCTGCATCTCCTCTGAGGTTTCTGACCCATCATACTGCCCAAACTTCTTGGAAGGTCTAAGCAAAATGAGAcaagaaaatttcctttgtgACTTGACTATCAGTACCAAAACCAAATCATTCAATGTCCATAAGGTAGTGATGGCTTCAAGCAGTGAATACTTTCACAACATCTTAAAGAAAGACCCATCCACTCAAAGAGTGGACCTCAATGATGTGTCCCCAGTGGGTCTAGCTACTGTTATCACCTATGCTTACACTGGAAAACTTACTCTCTCGCTTTACACAATAGGTAGTATTATTTCCACAGCAATTTATCTACAGATTCACACCCTTACAAAGATGTGCTGTGATTTTCTAGTCCAAGAAATCAGTGTTGAGAACTGTATGTACATTGCCAATATTGCAGAAACATATGGACTAAAAGCAACCAAGGAAGCAGCACACAAATTTATTAAAGACAACTTCATTGAATTTTCAGAAACTGATCAGTTCCTAAAACTTACTTTTGATCAGATTAATGAACTTCTTGCAGATGATGACTTACAGTTGCCTTCTGAAATTGTAGCATTCCAGATTGCAATAAAATGGCTGGAATTTGACCAAAAAAGAGTAAAGTTTGCTGCCAATCTCTTAAGTAACATCCGTTTTGGTACCATCTCAGCCCAAGACCTTGTCAATTATGTTCAAACTGTGCCAAGAATGATGCAAGATGCAGACTGCCATAAGCTCCTAGTGGATGCCATGAACTATCACTTGCTTCCCTATCACCAGAATACACTTCAGTCCAGAAGAACAAGGATCCGTGGAGGTTTCAGAGTCTTAGTTACTGTTGGGGGACGCCCTGCTTTAACAGAAAAGTCTCTTAGCAGAGATGTCTTATTCAGAGATCCTGAAAATGGATGGAAGAAGCTAAGTGAAATGCCTGCTAAAAGTTTTAATCAGTGTGTCACGGTGATGGATGGATTTCTCTATGTGGCTGGTGGGGAAGACCAGAATGATGCCAGGAACCAAGCCAAGCATGCAGTCAGCAATTTCTGCAGGTAACTGctatttcttttaaagggaTGGAGGTATCTATTCCACAGAAGGCAGGTAGATAAGACTAAGCTGGTTTGTGTTCTGCAACATGAACTACTTGGATAAAGAGAAAGGGAGCAATGTAGGGTAGGTATAGATGCTATTCTATATTAAACTTTGAATGAACAGAAATATACAACTGGAGTTATGCAAAAAATTTGTTACACATGCATACTGAGAAGTGAGGAAAAACTGAGAGAACTTAttcaaagtgaagaaaataGGTAAGAACATAAATATGAAGTCATGGCATGTACTAAGGCGATGCCTTTTGACGCTTTTTGATGCCTCAAAGAAAGTTTGGATAAACACCTTTTAGATATTATAGCCTTCATTTCCTACTCATCATTCACCATATTTTCAACAGCTTTTGTATTGAATTTcatattctttattattattattaattattattattattattattattattattattattattattattattattattattattattattattattattattattattattattattattattattattattattattattattattattattattattattattattattattattattattattattattattattattattattattattattattattattattattattattattattattattattattattattattattattattattattattattattattattattattattattattattattattattattattattattattattattattattattattattattattattattattattattattattattattattattattattattattattattattattattattattattattattattattattattattattattattattattaagagTTTAGAAACAGTGGTACCATTGCTTGAAGGCTTTTACAGTGTACCCCATACAATACCTCTCTTCTAAAATATTGCAGTTCCTATCTATGGTCATCCGAGACTGCACTGGTGATAGCAAGGTCAGAAGAGAGCATACACTAACATGCAATGTCATATGGGTGGTAGTAGTTTTTTAAATAGTTCAGTCTAAAAGGTGGCAGTAGCTTGAAGCAAAGGCTGGAGGTGGGAAAACTTTTATCTGCCTTTTATCTACTGACAGACTGTGGGCATGCAATGGCATTACACAGCCACAGTCCTGCCCTAAAAGGTGGCAGTAGCTTGAAGCAAAAGCTGGAGGTGGGAAAACTTTTATCTTCCTTTTATCTACTGACAGACTGTGGACATGCAATGGCATTACACAGCCACAGTCCTGCCAGTACTTCATTTTCTGCTCCCAGAAGGAACAGTCAGCTTCTCCTGAGGACATCAACCACTACACAAAGTTAATGAATGAGGAACATTCTCTCGATCAATTTTACTGTGTAATCTACTTTGTCAGAAAAATATCTGCTCTCTTGACCTGCCTTTAAGCTATACCTCACATTGTCCCACGGAGTTGTGTCCTCAGTGCAGACCTTTGTTGCAGGGAGGAGTTGGGGGAATCCTTGTTGTGCCCTTAACCTTGAGCATGTCAAGTCACATCAGTATGTCTGTGGACTTGCAGATGACAATGCTGAATGACAATTAGTATTTACTTTCCCACAGTCTTTTTCTCATGTGATTCTCTTAGCATGCAACAGAAGTGTGTGGATTCACTAACGTGCCTCACTCAGCTTCTTCAGGAGTCATAATTTGCCATTTCCTATTTCAAAGTTGCTCATTTAAATGTCAAGGACAAAGAATGTTATTTCAGATAGGAATGGTGTTAGAAGGCACAGATGCTCTTTCCACATAAAGCTTACTCCATGGGAGTGGCAAGGAAAGCATATTCACCATTTAGAAAGCACTAAGAGGATGCAAGTATAAATCAGTACcttaagtttttttaaaactctatGAGTAAATTTAGACATCTTTGCTGTAGGTGTAAATTGCAAAAGAACTTCTAAAATTTCTATCGTATCTTGAAAGTATCTCTTCCCACTATTCTAATGAGATTATTGTACAAAATCAAATTACAGAAGAATCAGATGtacttcattaaaataataaatatcagGTTTGaatgatacaaaaatattttttctcgAATCAAAACCtacatttatttggaaatttaATCAGGAATACCAGTTTTattacactgaattttaataGACTAAATAACTAACTAAAATTCTAGCAACTTTGCTCTTGCAGCAGTGGCATAGGAGTCCTGTATAATTTAGCAGAGCGGTAAATAAGACGGTTACCTTTTTTTGTTAATCCTTTCAGATATGACCCTCGTTTCAACAGCTGGATTCACTTGGCCAGCATGAATCAGCGGCGCACCCACTTCAGCCTGAGCGTGTTCAACGGGCTCCTCTTCGCAGTGGGCGGCCGCAACTCCGAGGGCTGCCTCTCCTCCGTCGAGTGCTACGTGCCTGCCACTAACCAGTGGCAGATGAAGGCCCCgctggaggtgcccaggtgcTGCCACGCCAGCGCCGTGGTGGATGGGCAGATCCTGGTCACGGGAGGTTACATCAACAACGCTTACTCTCGCTCGGTGTGCATGTACGACCCCAGCAAGGACAGCTGGCAGGATAAGGCCAGCCTCGGCACCcccaggggctggcactgcGCAGTGTCCCTTCTGGAGAGGGTCTATGTCATGGGGGGGTCTCAGCTGGGGGCGCGAGCAGAGAGGGTGGATGTCCTGCCTGTGGAGCGTTACAGCCCCTACACGGGCCAGTGGAATTACGTGGCGCCGCTTCAAACCGGGGTTAGCACGGCCGGCGCCTCCACCCTCAACGGGAAAATTTACCTGGTGGGTGGCTGGaatgaaatagagaaaaagtACAAGAAATGCATTCAGTGCTATAACCCAGATCTCAATGAATGGACAGAGGAAGATGAGCTGCCTGAGGCCACTGTGGGCGTATCTTGTTGTACTATATCCATGCCCAACACCAAGACGAGGGAGTCCAGGGCCAGCTCAGTCTCTTCTGTGCCAGTCAGTATCTAAAGACAGGTCTAACCAGCAATAAGTAAACATGTTTACCAGCACAGCAATATAATTAACCCTTTAAGTAGAATTTTTGTGcttatatggaaaaaaaaatcattggcCTTGCAATTGTGCTTTATAACAGTGCAAACTGGCCAGTTTTCATGAACTTTACTACAGGTGGCATGAAACAGCACATTAGGGATAAGATAAATTTTCTTAGCAAGAAAAGAGAGTTAACCCATAACCACAGAATTTCACTCTCTTCCTGACTTTGGCACTGACTTACTATTCTATCTGTggcaattaatttaatttctttatgcCTTGATTTCCTTACTTGTAAAACTGAGATAAACTTGCTTCAGAAGCTTGTTATGAGGCTTTTTAATACTAAGTTTTAAACACTTTAGGAACCCCAAATGAAAGTCAAATATTACTAGTAATAAATCTCAATATAGATCTGAAATGTGCCATGTCATCATAAAATTGatcagttttgttcttttctaagcattttctattttcacaaACGGAAGAGGGAAAAAGGTAAACCAAAAATACCACACATAGCATGTGCATACTTTCCTTTTGGGACAGTGGTATTCAGAAAAACTTCTCAAagcattttctccttcagaagGTAGGAAGAGTTCCTTATCTTCTGTCATGAAGCCCTTTAATTCTTATATCAAATGCTGTGACGTGGCTTTCAAGATCTGAATCCACAAAATACTTTAGCTCCCATAAGCACTACAGGCCAGCCCCAAGGGGCTACGTGGGGTGCTCTCCTGGCCTCTGTGCACACCAAGGAACATCACCTCACCCTCCTCCTCATGCCAGGAGACACCCCTCTCATTCCAGGTGGAAAAACCTGGAAGCTGAGTCCATGCCAGGAGTCACCAATGGCTAATGGCATCTGAACATGGGGAAGATGCACAGAGCAAACCCCCTTACATTACTCCAGCAAATAACAAGTGGAGTGAGGAACAAAGATGGAATAAAGACTTCAGGATCTGTCCTTTTGAATTTGTGAGGAAAACAGTAGAAACAAAGAGATACCTTAACACCTTTCTTGCCAGCTGTAGCCACAACAACACCCAAAGTAATCTTCTCCTGGGCATATCATTATGCATCTCCTTCTGAAGCCTTCATTACAGCCCTTTTTATGGAGATTTCATTAATATTATTCCAAAGGCTTGACTAACACTCTTTGTGTTGAAGTTTTTCCCAGTGAATAGAGTGGAGTCTTCACTCAACTTAGTTTACCTTCCaacttttcttcctgatttCAGCATGAAGTGGGGGAATTAGCATGAAAGCTAATCCTGTTCCCATAGCCAAAGGGATATGTAGCCCATCATGTCCCGTGAGGATTTGATACAAAAGGACTGCTGTCAGCAGAAAATGTCTACATCAGCACAAAATGTCTACATCCTTCTTTTGGGGAGGAAAGAGGGAATACAAGGAATTAAAATTGTTTAATATAACCAGAAAGGCACTCAACTATTTCACATTCAGTTTCCTCAGATTATCATTGACACCTCCAGGCTTTGGTGCCAATGAAAAGCCATGCTCTTAGCAATGCTTATGAGGCAGACACATTTTTTATCTCATTTGCAAAAAGGGAACACTATAAAATTGTCTGTCAGTGCAGATGTTGTCGAGACAAGCACTTTCATGACCCAAGCTCTTTGTAGCTTTGTTAAAGCTGCATATTGAGGATCAGCATGAGTGTGACACGGTATTAGAGATGAAGTAATTCACTCTGTCGGTTGGGATTAAACTCCATGGTACTCAGTCCTGTTTTCCAGTTCCAACTTGGAGTTCACATTTGGATCCTGACTacacaattttaaatttcaaattgtATTTTTGAGTGCTGCATGTTATTAGAATATACTGCCACCAATGACTTGTGGTCAGAGTAGCACTGTCATATAATTTTGATTAATTGAATTGGCATATAGTTGTCCTCTACTCTGTACAACTCAAATAATAACAAATGCAGAACAGAGTAACAGAGTAATATTACTTTGTTTTACGTATGAAAATTCTGTTCTTGCCCATAGTCACCAAAAGCTTTtcctgaaggagagaaaaaaattctcttttcccaaGTCAAGACCACATGTTCCATATGAATGCATTTAGGAAGTTCTTTAGAAATAACCATctgtttcaatatttttttgtaaatttttttatcCATCCAGTCCAATGAAGACACCTGTACACATTCAATTATAACTGTATACATGGTGTAGTTACTTAGTTTTTATAAGGTACCCATAAAGTTGTATTTATAAATTGGAAAAGCAACTATTATGGCCTCAAACAGACATTGGATGGAATTGTCATATGCAAGTGTCTCTTTTCCCCTTTAGGAATTCAGTTTCCAAAATGCCATGACTAGTCAGCATGAATTGCTGTATGCTTTTCTGTTTATGAGCTAGCACTTCATGTACATCAACAACCATCTTGTTTTTGAGTAGTAAATTATTTATGAATGATGGGCTAAGTGCAATGAAATTTCTCTCTAACTACTTAAAGGGTTAAAAACTTTGGGGGCCAAATCCTTTTCATCTTACTCACAAAAAAGGttccattgacttcagtgggacTACTGAATAAGATGTACAGGATTTTGAACTCTTGGCCAAATTCTGGCAGAACAGTAGATAAAACTGTCATACCCAGAAGGAAgactcctcctctgcctccagtgCCCTTGGTCATGACAAATCCATGAAGACATGTCCTAGGACAGGAGCCAAATACTACTGGCCATGTGTTCCTTCTGTAGCACAAGTTAGGTACATACTTCAGGCCAAAAATCTTAGGTAGATTAACAAATGGTATCGTTACCAATATAACACTACAGGTTGGctttacattattttctctaaaCATCTGTTTAGGCTTCAACTGCACATTGAGCCAGAGTTTGGCCCTTAATATGTGACACTATTAGCTGGACTTAATATTATGTTGAATGATACTACATACTGGGCTATTTGGGACATTTTTATGTATGACCTTCTTTTGTTAGAactgtgaaaattatttgtatGTTCTGTTTTATGGGATGTGTTCTTTCATTGTCTGATGCCATATATTCGATCTCTAGATGTTTAATAATGACATCTCAGTTGAACTTGAAATACTGTATATACCAAAAAGAAGTTGTAAAGTACAAGGATGTACTGTATACAGTTATAGTAAGTAGAGCAGAGGACTTCCAACTGCATGAGATGCAGACTGTTAAAGCACTACAGGGATCTTCTTTAATGCTATACAAGTagtgggaagaaaacaaacaaacaaacaaacaaacaaaacaaattagtGTAAGCTGTTGTTCTCAAAATTTTGTATAAAATGCCCATGCATTTTATAGTTGACATGTGTGTTTCAAATTCAGATGTGACTAATAAGCTTTCTTCAGTCTGTGAGAGAAGCAGTTTGCaagggtttgttttcttgtttattcCTGACTGTTTGGGTGCATGGAAGAGTGTGTTAGAGATTGTGAGGGAGGTGCTTACTGTTGGAAAGTTGTGCTGAAAGGAAGATGTTGTGTTCAGTTCTTAATCAAGACGAGATCATGATCATTAATCTTCTCTTGAAGTTAACCTGCAAGATCATCTGTGGGTCAGTCAAGAGTCCAGTAAACTTGAATCCTTCAAAGAGGGAAGCAGGCAAAATTAGCATCAACCAAGCTCAATGAGGTATTGAAAATGCTTTGTGTTGAGATTTTTAAATGGCAGttcttgcagaaaaaataatgcaatgaATGAAATGACTGAGTAAGAACATTTATATTATCCTGAAAGCTAGATTAGTTTATCTCACAGTTCTAACTCTTACCAAATCATACTGATTTTAGGAGCAGTTTTTCCttagcagcagccaggcttggTAATTCTAGTTGCAAACCCAGCAGTCACACAAATAGTTGTATGAGCATGCATACCTTCTTCTGGTGGACATCTGATACAGAAGTTATTCTCAAGGatttatatttggaaaaataaattataagaaCTAAATCCATGAGCAGACAAACATCAGTGTCTAATTAAAGCCAACATGAGGGTGTTAGATTGATCCTCAACATCATCATTCACTTACCATACCAGCACATGGCATTTTTTGATACTCATTACCCtgtaaggaaaatatttccttgcaATGGCTGTTCAATGAAATCCTATGAGCACTCCAAAGGTTTTTTGTGCAACACACAGGATGGGAAGTGCTCTAGTCCATGGAAAGGCCAGAATGGAGCCACTTAAAACCATCAGCAAACTAAGATTTTAGGATGTTTGAGAAAAATGTGCTGGAAAGAAGCATCTACTTCAACACATACCTTTCCATAAGCAGCTTTGCTTATGTTCCAAAACTGGGATTTTCAACATCTTTCTGATGAAAAGCAAAGATAACTTTCAATTGTCTGTAACTTCAATTCTCAGCTGAACTGAATTTTCCATCCATTTTAACTGTTTAGCCAAGCTGGGGGATCTTTTTCAAACTCTGAATTCACCTGCTCAGAGAATGCAATTGGAGACAGTAGTCCGACTATAGGTTCTTGATCTTTTTGCAGTGAATCTTCTCATCTTTTTTGTCAAAGATTTGCTTTTTAGAAGTACTCAAAAACATTGTAATGCACAGATTTATACTTTGACTTCTCCCTGAAAGAGGAAGATCTCTTGTCTCTTTTAGTTTCTCTGGTCTTATCCATAACTGAGTGACTATCAGAGCACCAAAGAAGATGCACAGATGTGAACAGTACATAAAAGCTTAACTATCAATCCGTAAAAATCTCATTGCTGGTGGCCACAATAAAGCAAAGGACACATTCTGAAATGCCTGCTGGATGAAAAGGATGAAAcgtcacagaatcacagcattttctgagttggaagggacctataAGGATCACAGAGTCCAACTTTTAAGTGAATGGCCTGTATGGGGATCAAACCCATAACCTTGTTAAGAAATGAGTTGCTGGTGCTCATTTGCAAGTGTGaccctgcacagagctctgttcCCAGAAGTTCCctaaagaataaaggaaaacacGTGCAATTCTATACAGCTGGTGTGAGAGATTAGGTTAACATCAGATAAGTTTGCCATGCAAAAGACATACTTGTCTCaatgaaaattttcagtaaCAATATAGTCATTTAACAAACTTTTGAGGAATAGGCAATTTCTGTTGGTAAGAATGGGAACACACACATTTAGATACACTGTGAAAGGAAGATGTTGTTACTCTAGTTACAGTCTTATCAGTTCCTTTATTGacaagaaaagttaaaaatatatcttattTGTATAAAGCATTTTCCTGGCTTTTAAGTGTTAGGTTGCTTATACAAAAGGGTTTTCTAAGTGTACACTTTAAAGATGGACTGTGATAACACAAGGGAACAtattacaacagaaaaaaaatctgtaagtgTAATGTGAGACTGTTACTacttaaaaactaaaatttgtAGTGCAGCAAGTTGTCATTAAGAGGAAAACAGCATGTTGGTATTTTTCATTGtgtgctttaaataaaactgttgACACATAGAACAAACAAATTATTCTTATTGTAAAATCAGTTGGAAACTGCGAGACTGTCTTTCTGACAAACGCCTGGTTGCAGTTGAaatatgctttgttttctgatcCCTGGGCTGATCCTTGCTTTCATATCAGCCAACTGGAATGTTTGTTACACCCAGGCTGTCAAACCACCTTCACAATAAGCTGCACAGTGTGACACTGGAGCcacttttatcttttccattttataacAAAGACAACAACTTGCTTTTTTACGATTAATTTCGCAGTCTTTTGTTGTAATCAAAATGCCTAACAAGAAGTGATGATAAATCAAATGTCTGTCTAGCAACtgaacatgtttttatttggaTTGTATGGCtaacagtaacaaaaataaaacatctaaatttcaaggaaaaaattagTCCAAATTCTGAAGAGGAATTAAGTTGCGCCACAGATAAGAGGGTTTGAGATGTCAAAAATTGTTCCCTGTGTTGTGACCACAAGGACTTGGTTCAAGTGTGATTCTATAAGTCACAACCTGAAGGGTCACCGGGCTTATGGCTGTGCAGAGATCTTCTCTGTGGGTTCCTAAGATTCCATAATTCACAAGGACACAGAGGCTTTATCCTCTAAAATTTTCTACTTTATTACAGATTACCACAAAGATCGCTGCTAGCAAGTATACCAATAGTTATTACAGCTAATATGAAGattaataaagtaaataaatatgaatatcaAGCTATTACAATTATTATCAGCAATTAATATCAGTCAATAGTATGGTGTGAATAAATACTGGCATCAAGCAGTATGGTAGCACACCTGATGACAGCAAAAACCAAGTAGTACTATTACA
This window contains:
- the KLHL31 gene encoding kelch-like protein 31: MAPKKKNVKKNKADINETTIIVEDGPLSKINGLNGLLEGGNGFSCISSEVSDPSYCPNFLEGLSKMRQENFLCDLTISTKTKSFNVHKVVMASSSEYFHNILKKDPSTQRVDLNDVSPVGLATVITYAYTGKLTLSLYTIGSIISTAIYLQIHTLTKMCCDFLVQEISVENCMYIANIAETYGLKATKEAAHKFIKDNFIEFSETDQFLKLTFDQINELLADDDLQLPSEIVAFQIAIKWLEFDQKRVKFAANLLSNIRFGTISAQDLVNYVQTVPRMMQDADCHKLLVDAMNYHLLPYHQNTLQSRRTRIRGGFRVLVTVGGRPALTEKSLSRDVLFRDPENGWKKLSEMPAKSFNQCVTVMDGFLYVAGGEDQNDARNQAKHAVSNFCRYDPRFNSWIHLASMNQRRTHFSLSVFNGLLFAVGGRNSEGCLSSVECYVPATNQWQMKAPLEVPRCCHASAVVDGQILVTGGYINNAYSRSVCMYDPSKDSWQDKASLGTPRGWHCAVSLLERVYVMGGSQLGARAERVDVLPVERYSPYTGQWNYVAPLQTGVSTAGASTLNGKIYLVGGWNEIEKKYKKCIQCYNPDLNEWTEEDELPEATVGVSCCTISMPNTKTRESRASSVSSVPVSI